The Calditerrivibrio nitroreducens DSM 19672 genome window below encodes:
- the folP gene encoding dihydropteroate synthase, giving the protein MFKELVASDKNRLEYEIIKLGAHPYAKTIALRGVPLNIKFKGVQSAAANILKQEAIAAGIDAAVHMGTVGCDVEKTDVLICGDLKGFSRLVDRLKIQPFGLKDIADEIDEIIKRATLKKLHIRGKTLSFEEKKIMAIINVTPDSFSDGGKFTELNDVISYLSKLKEIGINLVDIGGESSRPGAESIGVEEELRRVIPVVQLAVKEGFIVSVDTYKSKVAEECLKIGAHIINDISGFHFDADMPKVCADYNAGVCLMHIKGVPKTMQDNPKYDNLLEEIKYYLYESIELGLKNGLSEDNMIIDPGFGFGKVLDDNYLILKYLKEFESFGRPILVGLSRKSMVGGVIDKPVSDRVLGTKIVETIALLNGADIIRTHDVQESLDMMKIFNFYNSVGFKC; this is encoded by the coding sequence ATGTTTAAAGAGCTTGTGGCATCGGACAAAAACAGATTGGAGTATGAGATCATTAAATTGGGGGCTCACCCATACGCTAAAACAATAGCATTGCGTGGTGTCCCCCTGAATATAAAATTTAAAGGTGTTCAATCTGCTGCTGCAAACATATTAAAACAGGAGGCTATTGCTGCCGGAATCGATGCCGCCGTACATATGGGTACTGTGGGGTGTGATGTTGAAAAAACTGATGTTTTAATCTGTGGAGATCTAAAAGGTTTTTCAAGACTTGTGGATCGATTGAAGATCCAGCCTTTTGGACTGAAAGATATTGCTGATGAGATTGATGAAATTATAAAGAGAGCCACACTAAAGAAACTTCATATCAGAGGTAAGACTCTAAGCTTTGAAGAAAAAAAGATCATGGCAATTATAAACGTTACCCCTGATTCATTTAGTGATGGTGGTAAATTTACTGAACTAAACGATGTTATAAGCTATCTCAGTAAGCTGAAAGAGATAGGGATTAATTTGGTGGATATCGGTGGAGAATCCTCAAGACCTGGAGCTGAGTCTATAGGCGTTGAAGAAGAGCTTAGACGTGTGATACCGGTGGTGCAATTAGCCGTGAAGGAAGGTTTTATTGTTTCGGTCGATACTTATAAATCTAAGGTGGCCGAAGAATGTTTGAAGATAGGTGCCCATATAATAAATGATATTAGTGGCTTTCACTTTGATGCAGATATGCCAAAGGTATGCGCAGATTATAATGCCGGTGTATGTCTGATGCATATAAAAGGGGTACCTAAAACCATGCAAGATAATCCTAAGTACGATAATCTTCTGGAGGAGATAAAGTATTATTTATATGAAAGTATAGAGTTGGGTTTAAAAAACGGTTTATCTGAAGATAATATGATTATAGATCCAGGCTTTGGTTTTGGTAAGGTTCTGGATGATAATTACCTTATATTGAAATATCTCAAAGAGTTTGAATCTTTTGGCAGACCTATTCTGGTGGGATTATCAAGGAAATCGATGGTGGGGGGTGTTATAGATAAACCTGTAAGTGATAGGGTCTTAGGGACAAAGATTGTGGAGACCATCGCACTTTTGAATGGTGCCGATATCATAAGAACGCACGACGTGCAAGAATCACTTGATATGATGAAAATTTTTAATTTTTACAATAGCGTAGGTTTCAAATGTTAG